One Paraburkholderia kururiensis DNA window includes the following coding sequences:
- a CDS encoding sigma-54-dependent transcriptional regulator, with protein sequence MPHILIVDDDDAFRESLAETLGDLGHTVIEATGGREALECLGSSAHIDCAFLDFRMADMSGIELLEQLRAMPERKTLPVVVLTAFATSDNTIHAMRLGAFEHLTKPVGRGVIAELLRKIEASNQGPSADVQPAPEDTLGDDTAPRLLGTSAALREAQKQMGRAAATDSTVLISGETGTGKEVAARVLHDASARRRGAFVAINCAAIPADLLESELFGHAKGAFTGAHMQRVGRFVEANAGTLFLDEIGDLPLPMQAKLLRVIQERELTPLGSNTSVPIDVRIVAATHRDLGAEVAAGRFREDLFYRLNVIPIHLPPLRERPDDIITLATHFLALAARRSGISRTLGASAERRLLAHAWPGNVRELKNAMERVAALARGPLATDDDLAFLAARQVAADDLPGALLDLPLPEAIERLERASIERALQLAAGNRAEAARRLGISRQSLYTKMAAYKLG encoded by the coding sequence ATGCCACACATCCTGATCGTCGACGACGACGACGCGTTCCGCGAAAGCCTTGCCGAAACCCTCGGCGATCTGGGGCATACCGTCATCGAGGCAACAGGGGGCCGCGAGGCGCTCGAGTGTCTCGGCAGCAGCGCGCACATCGATTGCGCGTTCCTCGACTTCAGGATGGCCGACATGAGCGGCATCGAACTGCTCGAACAGTTGCGCGCAATGCCTGAGCGCAAGACCTTGCCGGTTGTCGTGCTGACCGCATTCGCGACCAGCGACAACACCATTCACGCCATGCGTCTGGGCGCGTTCGAACACCTGACCAAACCGGTCGGACGGGGCGTGATCGCCGAATTGCTGCGCAAGATCGAAGCCTCGAATCAAGGCCCGTCCGCAGACGTCCAGCCGGCGCCCGAAGACACGCTGGGCGACGACACCGCGCCTCGCCTGCTCGGCACCAGCGCGGCGTTACGCGAAGCGCAAAAGCAGATGGGCCGTGCTGCTGCCACGGATTCGACCGTGCTGATCAGCGGCGAAACGGGCACCGGTAAGGAGGTCGCGGCGCGCGTCCTGCACGACGCGTCGGCGCGGCGCCGCGGGGCTTTTGTGGCGATCAATTGCGCGGCGATTCCCGCCGACCTGCTCGAGAGCGAACTCTTCGGTCACGCGAAAGGGGCGTTCACGGGGGCGCACATGCAACGCGTCGGCCGCTTCGTCGAGGCGAACGCCGGCACGCTGTTTCTCGACGAGATCGGCGATCTGCCGTTGCCGATGCAGGCGAAGTTATTGCGCGTGATTCAGGAGCGAGAGCTGACGCCGCTCGGCAGCAACACGAGCGTGCCGATCGACGTACGGATCGTCGCAGCGACGCATCGCGATCTCGGCGCCGAAGTTGCAGCAGGCCGGTTTCGCGAGGATCTGTTCTACCGGCTCAACGTGATCCCGATTCATTTGCCGCCGCTGCGCGAACGCCCCGACGACATCATCACGCTCGCCACGCATTTTCTGGCGCTCGCGGCGCGCCGCTCCGGCATCTCGCGCACGCTGGGCGCAAGCGCCGAACGGCGTCTTCTCGCGCATGCGTGGCCGGGCAACGTGCGCGAGTTGAAGAACGCGATGGAGCGTGTCGCCGCACTCGCTCGCGGCCCGCTTGCCACCGACGACGATCTCGCGTTTCTGGCCGCGCGCCAGGTGGCAGCCGACGACCTTCCGGGCGCATTGCTCGATCTGCCGCTCCCCGAGGCGATCGAGCGACTGGAACGCGCTTCGATCGAACGTGCGTTGCAACTTGCCGCGGGTAATCGCGCCGAAGCCGCGCGTCGCCTCGGCATCAGCCGCCAGTCGCTTTATACGAAGATGGCCGCGTACAAACTGGGCTGA
- a CDS encoding methyl-accepting chemotaxis protein gives MKLLNNLGIGARLTMGFGILLALLLAMGGVASLQVSNVYRGTQALAEDWLPSVQTLGDIRAAANGVRRATLRSLLESEAAHKNAQRQAHDEQLTLLRTELVQYEKMVSSPEEQRLFEAIKQSLADYLTMDDTLLQLSDQGAAGFDRARTLATKDSAAAFTKLADFIGQDVALNQKGAQEAATSAGASYRQSLAATGIVIACAVALGIACAALISRSITRPIRQAVGVAEAVAAGNLTSEIDVYGRDEIARLLTAMSHMNDKLNEIVTQVRSGSENVATGAAQIASGNADLSQRTEEQAASLEETAATMEEITATIRRNTESAQQGNAVAREASEVAARGGDLVGKVVSAMQDISSSSDRVANIISVIEGVAFQTNILALNAAVEAARAGEQGRGFAVVASEVRTLAQRSASASREIKQLIEASVQTVDAGKSLVDAAGQTMTDVVQSVRRVNDIMAEISAASEEQSRGVEQINQAITQMDEVTQQNAALVEEAAAASRSLEEQSLQLKDSVSVFRVKSQSGNQHVRPTGRAAPSVVRGGGKLAVSASLAQRLPAPAHSAEWEKF, from the coding sequence ATGAAACTACTCAATAACCTGGGCATCGGGGCCCGCCTCACCATGGGGTTCGGGATTCTTCTCGCCCTGCTGCTCGCAATGGGAGGCGTTGCCTCGCTGCAGGTATCGAACGTCTATCGTGGCACGCAGGCTCTGGCCGAAGACTGGCTGCCCAGCGTACAGACACTGGGAGACATCAGGGCGGCGGCCAATGGTGTACGAAGAGCGACGCTTCGCTCGCTGCTGGAGTCCGAGGCGGCCCACAAGAACGCCCAACGACAAGCGCATGATGAACAGCTGACACTCTTACGCACGGAGCTCGTCCAGTATGAAAAGATGGTGAGTTCGCCGGAGGAGCAGCGCCTCTTCGAGGCGATCAAGCAAAGTCTCGCGGACTATCTCACGATGGACGACACGCTGTTGCAGTTGTCCGACCAGGGCGCCGCCGGGTTTGACCGTGCGAGAACGCTTGCCACGAAAGATTCGGCCGCGGCATTTACGAAGCTGGCGGACTTTATTGGACAGGACGTCGCGCTCAACCAGAAAGGTGCGCAGGAAGCGGCAACCTCTGCCGGTGCGAGTTACCGGCAGTCGCTTGCCGCAACGGGTATCGTGATCGCATGCGCGGTTGCGCTCGGCATCGCCTGTGCCGCGCTGATCTCGAGGTCGATCACCCGACCGATCAGGCAGGCAGTCGGTGTCGCAGAAGCCGTGGCGGCGGGCAATCTGACTTCCGAAATCGACGTGTATGGACGCGACGAGATAGCGCGATTGCTCACCGCCATGAGCCATATGAACGACAAGCTCAACGAAATCGTGACCCAGGTGCGCAGCGGCAGCGAGAACGTGGCAACCGGCGCGGCGCAGATCGCGTCGGGCAACGCAGACCTCAGTCAACGCACCGAGGAACAGGCTGCGTCTCTGGAAGAGACCGCGGCGACCATGGAAGAGATCACCGCAACCATCAGACGTAACACGGAAAGCGCGCAGCAAGGCAATGCCGTGGCACGCGAGGCATCGGAAGTGGCTGCCCGCGGCGGAGATCTGGTTGGCAAGGTCGTGTCCGCCATGCAAGACATCTCGTCCAGTTCGGACCGCGTGGCCAACATCATTTCGGTCATCGAGGGCGTCGCGTTCCAGACCAACATCCTTGCCCTCAACGCGGCCGTGGAGGCCGCACGTGCCGGTGAGCAAGGCAGAGGTTTCGCTGTTGTGGCATCTGAAGTGCGCACGCTCGCACAGCGCAGCGCGAGTGCGTCGAGAGAGATCAAGCAGCTCATCGAGGCGTCGGTTCAGACGGTGGACGCAGGCAAATCGCTTGTCGATGCAGCGGGTCAGACGATGACGGACGTGGTGCAGTCGGTGCGTCGTGTCAACGACATCATGGCGGAAATTTCCGCTGCATCCGAAGAGCAGTCTCGCGGGGTCGAGCAGATCAACCAAGCCATCACGCAGATGGACGAAGTCACGCAGCAGAATGCCGCGCTGGTGGAAGAGGCGGCCGCGGCATCACGCTCGCTGGAGGAACAGAGCCTTCAGTTGAAGGACTCGGTGTCGGTATTCCGCGTCAAGTCACAGTCGGGTAATCAACATGTCCGGCCAACTGGGCGCGCAGCGCCTTCCGTCGTACGGGGCGGCGGCAAACTCGCTGTTTCAGCGTCGCTCGCCCAACGGCTCCCGGCGCCGGCCCATTCCGCGGAATGGGAAAAGTTCTGA